The nucleotide sequence taaaatataatgttacttGTTAGACATCGAATAAGCAGCAACATCTAATTGAATATGAGTACGTAaatgtgatataatattatacattctaAAATTTTACCTACAGATATGCTTGTAAGTTTCTATTCtttaagtatttatgaaattgaaatgttcTTTCTGAgaaaaaacgttttatttatttcagaaatatagattattaaatttaaaaagagtaACTGATAGTTACAACATAATAAATCCAGTGGCGCAAAGTTCTTTAAATAGTTTTCGACCATACACAAACACAGCCGATTCCGATGATGAAAAGGAAAAAGAAATTGAGAGAATCAAAACaaatgtaagtatttaattcaGTAGAAATCTAATAAGCTATCTCAATGTTTGTACTGCTTAATAGTGCTTACTAACTTTGAAATTATCGAAAGTATTGCATAAAGAGAGTCAATTAACCTGCTGCAGgttaatataagaatttagAAACCATATTTCAAACcatgaaataacaataattacaattttgccTGTTATATgacaatcaattttaataattcaatgtttttattgattgtaatATAACAGCCATATCTTATAGTCTTTGGGTacataatgtatgtttgtataaaattacataagttACGTATGTAATTCTGTTCATAAAGAATTAACAAAAGCAgccttatttatgttttatactatttatattgtaaaataaataaagactagaaattattctaaataagcAACAAACAGTAGTCTAATCTAAATATggcaaatatttcaaattcttgCTATTaagatacaatatataaataaaaaaacatacaacacATAAAGTCCTTTTAAATCCATCATAGTAACAAAAGTTTTGTTAACATTAAACTTACTTTCAGTTCACGAGATAATTTTCTAGAAACATCTTAACCATAATTACAGGCTTCACTAAATGAACCTCCCACTGCATGCTGCCAGTCTGGTTGTGCcaattgtgtgtttattgtatgGGCTGAAgcattaacacaaaaaatggaGAATGCTGGTCCAGAAATAGCtgagaaaatattgaaaatggtGGATGATCCATCCATGAGGGCTTACTTGGAATTAGAGCTACGAATGCGAGGGCTGAAGAAGTAATATAAACTGAAGGAGAATTAAGGGAACTtaactgaaaaatatttagaccCTCTATCTTCTTAccttttaatttctttaatgaagggctttttttgtatgaaatcaatattagttatatatatctacttatGTTATAATCATTACAGTTTCTAATTTATACCTTGTTATATTGTTGATCAgatgtttgaaaatttatttacttaaacagTAGTGTGAACAAAAGAccaaaaaattatgtcaattttgttatacatattttgtttaattgtaaagGAATGTAAAAGGATTATATTAACTTGATATTTTCTGATTATGTTCTCAAGATTAGagtttgtattgtaaataggACTATTGTAGATAGAATAAGGATAGTaacatttatagaaaaatacgaTTAGTTGacaattaaagaaattgaaaagaatatgtttttcatttgcaatatttttggGGGTGATCATTGATCTATGTTTTTTGTAGTTTGTAGCTTATTTGTTCAGAACCTTAAGTGTCGCCAGTCCGCCtcacattttttgtttctatttctttAAGGCTGCTGTACACTAAGTGCCAACtgactaaaataataatgtttgcaTACATTTCTGCTACGATAAAAGTATGATGTAGTGACAGTTTTAACAGTATAGCTGGCAACCCTACCAAAAAagttatcattaatttataagggtattatcattttattaattaataataggaCTTAATACCTATTTTCATATATCtaacatacaaaaagtaaaaagttcTGACTAATGTCagaataatgaatgaaaacataccaataattacttataaaaaatcccGTTTCTTTCGGGTTATCTATAACTGATACGccgattttgattttatccCACTACAAACTTTCCACCGGCCACTTCGATCGCGTTGCGAgagaaaatattgtaacataacatttttattatagcacCATCTACCGGATGTATACAGCAACTATAGAGTTTCTTGTCGGCTCTATATAGAATCCGCTTTTCGATCCGACGTTAAATGACAAAactgttatgacgattcaaaagtgctaaaagaagtctaattgaacgATTACATCTTTGAGTTTGAATAAGAATAATTGAGTTGAATTGTGATTTCTGGGATATTGAAATGCGTCGCTTGAAAATGGGTTTTGCCATCGGAATTAAATGTTTACCCGTATTtaaagtagcctatatcatTCCCAAGCTTCCTAACTACATTCAGACACCAACATCATTGCATAAACCACTTCTTTGTGACATGAAACAGGGACAAACGATCACAATTTGcgcttataatattggtaaggATTTGGGTAAACGGagttttctatattataaactacgGGTGTGTAAATGAAAGAAAcatatattcatttcatttattcaatatgtatACGTAATAACAAATTGTAGTAACAACATCCACTTACACAGATACCATTAGACATTgaataatttgacattttagttaaatatataaaacgataGCTACTATATACgtgtaaatttcattatatctaaacatttataaatggcTAGTTTGGGTCCGTacggacggacagacaaaTTCAGCGTTGGAATGCAGTAAGCATAAATcaatatagttataattaacCTATCTACCCTCAGTATTTAGTACTTAAAGTTGTTGCCTAGGCTATTAGTTAA is from Zerene cesonia ecotype Mississippi chromosome 15, Zerene_cesonia_1.1, whole genome shotgun sequence and encodes:
- the LOC119832334 gene encoding uncharacterized protein LOC119832334: MLKYRLLNLKRVTDSYNIINPVAQSSLNSFRPYTNTADSDDEKEKEIERIKTNASLNEPPTACCQSGCANCVFIVWAEALTQKMENAGPEIAEKILKMVDDPSMRAYLELELRMRGLKK